The following are from one region of the Pseudazoarcus pumilus genome:
- the folD gene encoding bifunctional methylenetetrahydrofolate dehydrogenase/methenyltetrahydrofolate cyclohydrolase FolD, giving the protein MTARILDGKALAERVRNDIAARTAALAQRGVQPCLAVIVVGVNPASAVYVRNKVAACEAAGIRSLRFDYAADASCDEVFARIAALNADASVHGILVQLPLPPQFDEQAVLEAIALEKDVDGFHAENVGRLSQGQECFIPCTPHGVMKMFEAEGVPLQGAEAVVIGRSNIVGKPMAMLLTNAGATVTVCHSKTRDLAAHTRRADIVVAAVGRPRFVTADMVKPGAVVIDVGINRIESGPEAGKLCGDVDFASVAEVASLVTPVPGGVGPMTITMLLENTLEAAARAARKRG; this is encoded by the coding sequence ATGACGGCTCGCATTCTCGACGGAAAGGCCTTGGCCGAGCGCGTTCGCAACGATATTGCCGCGCGTACTGCGGCGCTCGCGCAGCGCGGGGTGCAGCCGTGTCTCGCGGTGATCGTGGTCGGGGTCAACCCGGCTTCGGCCGTGTATGTACGCAACAAGGTCGCCGCCTGCGAGGCCGCCGGCATTCGGTCGCTGCGTTTCGACTACGCCGCTGACGCCTCGTGCGACGAGGTATTCGCGCGCATTGCGGCGCTCAATGCCGATGCGTCCGTGCATGGCATCCTGGTGCAGTTGCCCCTGCCGCCACAGTTCGACGAACAGGCGGTGCTTGAGGCGATCGCGCTGGAAAAGGATGTCGACGGTTTTCATGCCGAGAACGTGGGTCGCTTGTCGCAGGGCCAGGAATGCTTCATTCCGTGCACGCCGCATGGCGTCATGAAGATGTTCGAGGCCGAAGGCGTGCCCCTGCAGGGTGCCGAGGCGGTGGTGATCGGGCGCTCCAACATCGTCGGCAAGCCGATGGCGATGTTGCTCACCAACGCCGGCGCGACGGTCACCGTGTGTCACTCGAAGACGCGTGACCTGGCGGCGCACACGCGCCGCGCCGACATCGTGGTGGCCGCCGTGGGGCGCCCGCGCTTCGTCACCGCCGACATGGTCAAGCCCGGTGCGGTAGTGATCGACGTGGGCATCAACCGCATCGAATCCGGCCCGGAAGCGGGCAAGCTGTGTGGTGACGTGGATTTCGCGTCGGTCGCCGAGGTCGCCTCGCTGGTCACGCCGGTGCCCGGTGGCGTCGGCCCGATGACCATCACGATGCTGCTCGAGAACACCCTGGAAGCGGCCGCGCGCGCCGCACGCAAGCGAGGATGA
- the purE gene encoding 5-(carboxyamino)imidazole ribonucleotide mutase, with amino-acid sequence MSDNPVVGIIMGSNSDWPTMQAAARVLEEFGVAFEARVVSAHRTPDLMFEYADNARARGLKVIIAGAGGAAHLPGMVAAKTTLPVLGVPVQSKALSGKDSLLSIVQMPRGVPVATFAIGEAGAANAGLFAVALLAIDDAELADRLDDYRAAQTQRVLDMKLDLQ; translated from the coding sequence ATGAGCGACAATCCCGTGGTCGGCATCATCATGGGCTCGAATTCCGATTGGCCGACCATGCAGGCCGCGGCTCGCGTGCTCGAGGAGTTCGGTGTGGCCTTCGAGGCGCGCGTGGTCTCTGCGCACCGCACGCCCGACCTGATGTTCGAGTACGCCGACAATGCGCGCGCGCGCGGTCTCAAGGTCATCATCGCCGGCGCCGGCGGCGCGGCCCATCTGCCGGGCATGGTGGCCGCGAAGACGACCTTGCCGGTGCTTGGCGTGCCGGTGCAGTCCAAGGCCCTGTCGGGCAAGGATTCGCTGCTGTCCATCGTGCAGATGCCGCGCGGCGTGCCGGTGGCGACCTTCGCCATCGGTGAGGCCGGCGCCGCCAACGCCGGGTTGTTCGCGGTGGCGTTGTTGGCCATCGACGACGCCGAGCTGGCCGACCGGCTCGACGACTATCGCGCGGCGCAGACGCAGCGCGTGCTCGACATGAAGCTGGATCTGCAATGA
- a CDS encoding 5-(carboxyamino)imidazole ribonucleotide synthase: protein MILPPATLGMLGGGQLGRFFVAAAHEMGFKVWVLDPDPHSPAGLIADHHLVAAFEDFAALDVLAEACSAVTTEFENVPAATLEYLSKFIPVHPSAQAVAVCQDRIREKSFLSDNGIPHGPFAVIRADEDVRGADETLFPAILKIARFGYDGKGQARVATREEALHAFHAFHREACVLEKMLPLDSEVSVVLARDEAGTVRCFPTAENRHRNGILDVTIAPARVDVALADEAQRIAATVAERLGYIGTLGVEFFVTDGRLVVNEMAPRPHNSGHHTIDACVTSQYDQQVRVLAGLPLDEPRQHSCAVMVNLLGDLWYEGDRHREPDWTVLHREQGLRLHLYGKHHARRGRKMGHFTVIGTDADDVFERAMRARAAIGITDE, encoded by the coding sequence ATGATCCTGCCGCCGGCCACTCTGGGCATGCTCGGTGGCGGCCAGCTCGGCCGCTTCTTCGTTGCGGCCGCGCATGAAATGGGCTTCAAGGTATGGGTGCTTGACCCCGACCCGCACAGTCCGGCGGGCCTCATCGCCGATCATCATCTGGTGGCGGCCTTCGAGGACTTCGCGGCGCTTGACGTGCTCGCCGAGGCCTGTTCGGCAGTGACCACCGAATTCGAGAATGTCCCCGCGGCGACCCTGGAATACCTGTCCAAGTTCATCCCGGTGCATCCGTCTGCCCAGGCAGTGGCCGTGTGTCAGGACCGTATCCGCGAGAAGTCCTTTCTGTCCGACAACGGCATTCCGCACGGCCCGTTTGCGGTGATCCGTGCCGACGAGGACGTGCGCGGCGCCGACGAGACGCTGTTTCCGGCCATTCTCAAGATCGCCCGCTTCGGCTACGACGGCAAGGGGCAGGCGCGCGTGGCCACGCGTGAGGAGGCGCTGCACGCCTTCCACGCTTTTCACCGCGAGGCCTGCGTGCTCGAAAAGATGTTGCCCCTCGACAGCGAAGTGTCGGTGGTGCTCGCGCGCGACGAAGCCGGCACCGTGCGTTGTTTTCCGACCGCCGAGAACCGCCATCGCAACGGCATCCTCGACGTGACCATTGCCCCGGCACGCGTGGACGTTGCGCTCGCCGACGAGGCGCAGCGCATCGCCGCCACAGTGGCCGAGCGCCTGGGCTACATCGGTACCCTGGGCGTCGAGTTCTTCGTCACCGACGGGCGGCTGGTGGTCAACGAGATGGCGCCGCGTCCGCACAACAGCGGTCACCACACCATCGACGCCTGCGTGACCAGCCAGTACGACCAGCAGGTGCGCGTGCTCGCGGGCCTGCCGCTGGACGAACCGCGCCAGCATTCCTGCGCGGTCATGGTCAATCTGCTCGGCGACCTGTGGTACGAGGGCGACCGCCACCGCGAGCCGGACTGGACCGTGCTGCACCGCGAGCAGGGCCTGCGCCTGCACCTGTACGGCAAGCATCACGCGCGGCGTGGCCGCAAGATGGGCCACTTTACGGTGATCGGCACGGACGCCGACGACGTGTTCGAGCGTGCCATGCGCGCCCGTGCAGCCATCGGCATCACCGACGAATGA